The nucleotide window GCCGATGAGGAGAACCTTGTTCATGGGATGAGATTTGCGGGCCACAGGGGTGGGAAAATCCGGGCGGCCTTGCAAGGATTTCCCGGGAACTTTCCTGACGCGCATGTAACTTTTACCGGCAACTTTTCCATCGCACGGCGTTTTCATCACTGTAAGGCTGACGCCGCACGGCCCACAGCCCGTCTATTTCAAAGAATGAAAACCACCCGCACACTCCGTTCCGCGGCCCGCCGCGGCTTCACCCTGCTCGAAATGGTCATCGTGCTCGGAATCATCGCCATGATCCTCGGCGGCGCGATCTTCGCGATGAAGGGTATCGGTACCCAGGCCAAGATCACCCAGGTGGACGCCGACATGAAGTCGCTCCAGTCCTCCTTGGAAATGTACAAGATCAACGCTGGCAGTTATCCATCGACGGGTGAGGGTTTCCAAGCCTTGGTGACCCGCCCCGCGAGCGCGAAGCGCTGGGCGAAGAGCCTCGATCAGGTGCCGCTCGATCCCTGGAGAAACCAGTATGGTTACAAGTTCCCGGGCCGCAAGAAGCCGGCGGAATTTGAGATCATCAGCAAGGGGCCGGACGGCGTTGAAGGCACGGAAGATGATATCAGCAACCAAGACTGATCGTTTCGGACGGCCCGTTCGTTCGCCGCGCGATGGCTTCACCTTGCTCGAAATCGTCATGGTGCTGGCCATCGTCGCCATGGTCATCGGCGGTGCGGTGGCCATGATGGTGTACAGCTCTTCGGAGCGCCAACTCCGGCGGGCCTCCGTGGATATCGAAGTGATGGCGAAGCGCGCCCGCACCATCGCCCTGCTCCAGCAGAAGCCGTATGCGATCGTGTTCATGCCGGGGAAAATCCGCCTGATGCCTCTGGCGGAGACCACCGGAGTGGAGGACTCGCTTTCCTCCAGCCGCGGATCAACCCGCTCGTCGCACTCCGCGGAGAAACCATCTGAAGACGACCAGCCGTCCCCATCCGCCGCGGCCCAACAGCCCGTTTACGATGAGATCCCGGTCAATTCCGACATGACCCTGAACGTCCGCCGCTGGGCCAGCGACAAATGGCTGCCCATGGACGAACGGCGTCCCCAGATCTGGCGATTCGATCCGGAAGGCCTTTGCGAGCCCATCAGCGTCCGTCTGGTTTATGAGGAAAGCTGGATCGAAGACACCTTCAATCCCCTGACGGCGTCCATCGCGGACTCCGCTACTGAATTCAAATGAACCCGCGTTCCGGAAAAAACCGTCTTCGCAAGGGATTCCTCATGCTTGAGGTGATCCTGGCGCTGGCTGTTTTTTCGATCGCCGCCACGGGATTCATCGTGGCCATCCGCAAGATGGGAATGGTGGCCCAGCTCGCCCAGAGTGAGATGCGGATCACCCGCATCATGGAGAGCGCCCTGAGCGAGGCGGTTTCGCGGCCGACCATGGAGGAAGGCACCACGTCGCTGAATCTTGTGGAATCCGACACCGAAGTGATCACCAAGATCGAGTCCATGCAGGACCAGCTTCAGAATCAGGACGGTCAGGTCCTGCAGGAAATGTACCTGATCACCGTGACCGCCCATTGGATCGAGAACAACGAACAGCAGGAGCGAACCGCCCGCACCTGGCGGTACTCCCGCATGTATCAACCGTGAATCATCCCGCTCCATACCGCCGTGCCAAGGGCTTCACCATGCTGGAAATGGTGCTGGCACTCATGCTGATGGCCATGGTCATCGGCATGGTTTTCCGTGCTTCCCAAGCGTCGCTGATGCTGGCGAACACGGTGACGGAGTCCCAGAACGAGGAAATGCTGCATCAGGCATTTTTCGATCTCCTGGGCCGGCGTTTTTCCGCCCTGCCGGGTAATACCCGCTTCGACCTCAAGTATGAGGAAGGGAGCCAGATTCTTTCCGACCTTACCCTCCAGAATGTTC belongs to Luteolibacter ambystomatis and includes:
- the gspG gene encoding type II secretion system major pseudopilin GspG; this encodes MKTTRTLRSAARRGFTLLEMVIVLGIIAMILGGAIFAMKGIGTQAKITQVDADMKSLQSSLEMYKINAGSYPSTGEGFQALVTRPASAKRWAKSLDQVPLDPWRNQYGYKFPGRKKPAEFEIISKGPDGVEGTEDDISNQD
- a CDS encoding pilus assembly FimT family protein, with the translated sequence MISATKTDRFGRPVRSPRDGFTLLEIVMVLAIVAMVIGGAVAMMVYSSSERQLRRASVDIEVMAKRARTIALLQQKPYAIVFMPGKIRLMPLAETTGVEDSLSSSRGSTRSSHSAEKPSEDDQPSPSAAAQQPVYDEIPVNSDMTLNVRRWASDKWLPMDERRPQIWRFDPEGLCEPISVRLVYEESWIEDTFNPLTASIADSATEFK